A section of the Clostridium omnivorum genome encodes:
- a CDS encoding AraC family transcriptional regulator: MSNTLFEFKNNEKNEVTRMDIKFLYISNAKYEDDWHSTMHTHSFTELFYVVHGSGSFKIEQSQFTVRENDLVIINPHVAHTECSKDSNPLEYIVIGLDGLSLMIEDSDEDSKSLRPYSLYNYTKYRHEVLSYMNNLLYEVEQKDKYYEAICQSLLEALIFNVKRRTTSNLILSPTKEINRECASIKNYIDVHYSSDLNLDYLASVTHMNKYYLIHVFKKFMGTSPIDYLIEKRIAVSKTLLETTACSMEQISDIVGFSSQSYFNQTFKKRVGMSPTKYRNQYSSKKR, encoded by the coding sequence ATGTCAAACACTTTATTTGAATTCAAAAACAATGAAAAAAATGAAGTAACTAGAATGGATATAAAATTTCTTTATATTTCAAATGCTAAATATGAAGACGATTGGCATAGTACTATGCATACCCATTCTTTCACTGAGCTATTTTATGTGGTACATGGAAGCGGCAGTTTTAAAATAGAACAAAGCCAGTTTACCGTGAGAGAAAATGATTTAGTTATTATAAACCCACATGTAGCCCATACAGAATGCTCAAAAGATTCAAACCCTCTAGAATATATTGTTATTGGTTTAGATGGATTATCCCTTATGATTGAAGACTCTGATGAAGATTCTAAAAGCTTAAGGCCATACAGTCTATACAATTATACCAAATATAGACATGAAGTTTTATCCTATATGAATAATCTTTTATATGAGGTTGAGCAAAAGGATAAGTATTACGAAGCAATTTGCCAAAGTCTTTTAGAAGCTTTAATTTTTAATGTTAAAAGAAGGACAACCTCAAATTTAATACTCTCTCCAACAAAAGAGATTAATAGGGAATGTGCTTCTATAAAAAACTATATAGATGTTCATTATTCCTCTGATTTGAATTTAGATTACTTAGCTTCAGTTACCCATATGAATAAATATTATTTAATACATGTTTTTAAAAAATTTATGGGAACTTCCCCCATAGACTATCTAATTGAAAAAAGAATAGCAGTGTCAAAAACCTTATTGGAAACCACTGCATGTTCAATGGAACAAATATCTGATATAGTTGGCTTTTCAAGTCAATCATATTTTAATCAAACCTTCAAAAAAAGGGTTGGAATGAGTCCAACTAAGTATAGAAATCAATATAGCTCAAAAAAGAGA